One region of Primulina tabacum isolate GXHZ01 chromosome 17, ASM2559414v2, whole genome shotgun sequence genomic DNA includes:
- the LOC142531768 gene encoding small ribosomal subunit protein uS15, translated as MGRMHSRGKGISASALPYKRTPPSWLKISSQDVEDNICKFAKKGMTPSQIGVILRDSNGIAQVKSVTGSKILRILKAHGLAPEIPEDLYHLIKKAVAIRKHLERNRKDKDSKFRLILVESRIHRLARYYKKTKKLPPVWKYESTTASTLVA; from the exons aTGGGTCGTATGCACAGCCGCGG CAAGGGTATCTCCGCTTCAGCTCTTCCATACAAGAGAACACCTCCCAGCTGGCTCAAAATCTCGTCGCAAGAT GTTGAAGACAATATCTGTAAATTCGCGAAGAAAGGAATGACACCTTCTCAGATCGGTGTGATTCTTCGTGATTCTAATGGTATTGCTCAGGTGAAGAGCGTCACTGGTAGCAAGATCCTTCGTATTCTCAAGGCCCACG GTCTTGCTCCGGAGATTCCGGAGGATTTGTACCACTTGATAAAGAAGGCAGTGGCAATCAGGAAGCATTTGGAGAGGAACAGGAAGGATAAGGATTCCAAATTCAGGCTGATTTTGGTGGAGAGCAGGATTCATCGCCTTGCCCGATACTACAAGAAGACCAAGAAGCTACCGCCCGTCTGGAAATA CGAGTCAACCACAGCGAGCACACTCGTCGCATAA
- the LOC142531716 gene encoding UDP-glucuronate 4-epimerase 3-like: protein MHTIQRNQYCIKMVDRLPSFHRRLPKYSARKYVSWATIFAAFIIFLSIRSRFPGQFSSELRISTSWGGRKWVEQVLTSAKPRQETGHLTILVTGAAGFIGFHVSAALKQRGDGVVGLDNFNDYYDPSLKRARQERLNGIGIFVIEGDINDSNLLKELFKIVEFTHVMHLAAQAGVRYGLKNPTSYIHSNVAGFVAILEACKSANPQPAIIWASSSSVYGLNSKKPFSEADRTDQPASLYAATKKSGEEIAHAYNHIYGLSITGLRFFTVYGPWGRPDMAYFFFTKDILERTPITIFEGRNQETVARDFTYIDDIVKGCLAALDTAEKSTGSGGKKKGKAQLRVFNLGNTSPVTVKKLVRTLERLLKVKAKKKVEPLPVNGDVSFTHADISYAKKELSYRPKTDLESGLKKFVDWYMEYYDSGFGKDLHSR, encoded by the coding sequence atgcatacaatcCAAAGAAATCAGTACTGTATTAAGATGGTAGACAGGCTTCCATCTTTTCACCGCAGATTGCCAAAATACTCCGCCAGGAAGTACGTTTCTTGGGCAACCATTTTCGCCGCATTCATCATTTTCTTGAGTATCCGCTCTCGATTTCCAGGACAGTTCTCGAGCGAGCTGCGAATCAGCACCAGTTGGGGTGGCCGGAAATGGGTAGAACAAGTGCTAACGTCGGCCAAACCCCGCCAAGAAACCGGTCATTTGACCATCCTTGTCACCGGAGCCGCAGGGTTCATTGGATTCCATGTCTCCGCCGCACTGAAGCAACGTGGAGACGGCGTTGTGGGACTGGACAACTTCAACGATTACTACGATCCTTCACTCAAAAGAGCTCGCCAAGAAAGACTTAATGGCATCGGAATCTTCGTTATAGAGGGAGACATCAACGATTCAAATCTGTTGAAAGAGCTCTTCAAAATCGTCGAATTCACGCACGTCATGCATTTAGCTGCTCAAGCTGGGGTTCGTTATGGCTTGAAGAATCCAACCTCGTATATCCATAGCAATGTCGCTGGATTTGTTGCTATTCTTGAAGCTTGCAAATCAGCGAACCCTCAACCGGCGATCATCTGGGCTTCATCAAGTTCAGTTTATGGACTAAATTCCAAGAAACCATTTTCGGAAGCAGATAGAACGGATCAACCGGCGAGCTTATACGCAGCGACAAAGAAATCGGGGGAAGAAATCGCACACGCGTATAACCATATCTACGGCCTCTCTATCACCGGGCTCAGATTCTTCACAGTTTATGGACCATGGGGGAGGCCAGACATGGCTtacttcttcttcacaaaggaTATACTAGAAAGGACCCCGATAACAATATTCGAAGGGCGGAATCAAGAAACCGTGGCAAGAGATTTCACCTACATTGATGATATAGTAAAGGGTTGTTTGGCTGCATTAGATACTGCAGAAAAGAGTACAGGGAGTGGAGGGAAGAAGAAGGGCAAGGCGCAACTACGTGTGTTTAATCTTGGGAACACTTCTCCAGTTACTGTCAAGAAGCTCGTTCGAACTTTGGAGAGATTGTTGAAGGTGAAGGCAAAGAAGAAGGTTGAGCCATTGCCGGTAAACGGCGACGTTTCGTTTACACATGCTGATATCAGTTATGCCAAGAAGGAGCTCAGCTATAGGCCAAAAACGGATTTGGAGTCGGGgctgaagaaatttgttgaTTGGTACATGGAATATTATGATTCTGGGTTCGGGAAGGACCTACATTCTCGATGA
- the LOC142531717 gene encoding chloride conductance regulatory protein ICln-like, which yields MAAGLRLVAERAGGDAGQPVFDGDNGEELMHTQPGVSIVLGNRPPEFPGTLYISTKQVVWLSDTDRAKGYAVDIVSVALHAVSRDPEAYPSPCIYAQIETGAEADEMHDSDSETYEILDLSKITEMRLVPSDPNQVDTLFAVFCECAELNPDPIEDEEDEHNWNFSAAQFVNEGLDDEDSEWNISQNSTRTIGANGDNDLCHSVVQLQINDQRFEDAEESEQSDKNGHH from the exons ATGGCCGCTGGGCTCCGTTTAGTGGCTGAAAGAGCCGGCGGAGACGCCGGTCAACCAGTTTTTGACGGAGACAATGGCGAGGAACTGATGCACACGCAGCCAGGAGTCTCTATCGTTCTCGGCAACCGACCTCCTGAATTCCCAGGCACTCTCTACATCTCCACTAA GCAAGTTGTTTGGTTGAGTGACACGGACCGAGCTAAAGGTTATGCCGTGGATATCGTGTCGGTGGCTCTTCATGCGGTATCGAGGGACCCGGAGGCTTACCCTTCTCCTTGTATTTATGCTCAG ATTGAGACTGGAGCTGAGGCTGATGAAATGCATGATTCAGATTCCGAGACTTACGAGATTttagatttatcaaagattacAGAGATGAGACTTGTGCCTTCGGATCCTAATCAAG TGGATACACTGTTCGCGGTATTTTGTGAATGTGCTGAGCTGAATCCAGACCCCATTGAAG ATGAAGAAGATGAACACAACTGGAATTTCAGTGCTGCTCAGTTTGTAAATGAGGGTTTAG ACGATGAGGATTCTGAATGGAATATCTCCCAAAATTCAACACGCACGATTGGAGCTAATGGAGATAACGACTTATGCCATTCTGTCGTTCAG CTCCAGATAAATGATCAACGGTTCGAGGATGCAGAGGAATCGGAACAAAGTGATAAAAATGGCCATCATTGA
- the LOC142531566 gene encoding protein EXORDIUM-like 3 codes for MTPAPPIPALALSLRSLILLFFFFLLAWPATCWRPWPYANPNTTDFLFGGSKKYEGSSEFVKLKYHMGPVLTANITVYPIWYGAWQSSQKRIIREFISSISDADSTPPSVSGWWKTVRHYTDQTGANISRTVRLGEEKNDRFYSHGKSLTRLSVQSVIKSAVTASTRPLPINPKSGVYLLLTSGEVFVQDFCNNVCGFHYFTFPSIVGYTLPYAWVGNSAKLCPAVCAYPFAVPEYIPGLKAVKPPNGDIGVDGMISVIAHEIAELSTNPLINAWYAGQDPVFPVEIADLCEGIYGTGGGGSYTGQMLNGEDGATFNMNGIRRRFLVQWVWNHLVNYCTGPNALDQ; via the coding sequence ATGACGCCGGCACCACCAATCCCCGCGCTGGCGTTGTCCCTTAGATCCCTCATTCTCttgttcttcttcttcctcCTCGCCTGGCCCGCCACCTGCTGGCGCCCATGGCCCTATGCCAACCCCAACACCACAGATTTTCTCTTCGGTGGGTCTAAAAAGTACGAGGGCTCATCGGAATTTGTTAAGCTGAAATACCACATGGGCCCCGTTCTCACCGCCAACATCACAGTCTATCCCATCTGGTACGGCGCCTGGCAGAGCTCCCAGAAGCGTATCATCCGCGAGTTCATCTCCTCCATCTCCGACGCGGACTCCACCCCGCCCTCTGTCTCCGGCTGGTGGAAGACCGTCCGCCACTACACGGACCAGACCGGGGCCAACATCTCGCGAACCGTCCGCCTAGGAGAAGAGAAGAACGACCGGTTCTACTCTCACGGCAAGTCCCTCACGCGCCTCTCCGTACAATCGGTGATAAAATCCGCCGTCACCGCATCCACGCGGCCGCTCCCGATCAACCCCAAGAGCGGGGTCTACCTCCTGCTGACGTCCGGCGAAGTGTTCGTGCAGGATTTCTGCAACAATGTCTGCGGCTTCCACTACTTCACCTTCCCTTCGATCGTGGGGTACACGCTGCCGTACGCCTGGGTGGGAAACTCCGCGAAGCTCTGCCCCGCCGTGTGCGCGTATCCCTTCGCCGTGCCGGAGTACATCCCCGGGCTGAAGGCGGTGAAGCCGCCGAACGGCGACATTGGGGTGGACGGTATGATTAGCGTAATAGCTCATGAGATAGCTGAGCTATCCACCAACCCGCTAATCAACGCATGGTATGCGGGTCAGGACCCGGTTTTCCCGGTGGAAATAGCCGATTTGTGTGAGGGTATTTACGGAACTGGGGGTGGAGGATCCTACACCGGACAGATGTTGAACGGTGAAGATGGTGCTACGTTCAACATGAACGGCATCCGACGGAGGTTCTTGGTTCAATGGGTTTGGAATCATCTGGTGAATTACTGCACTGGCCCTAATGCCCTTGATCAGtag